Within Rhododendron vialii isolate Sample 1 chromosome 12a, ASM3025357v1, the genomic segment ACCGTATTTGACGGATGAAGGCCGTTGCTTTTCAAACCGGTCTAATTGCCCTTTTGAAGCAAGCACATGTGGAGGCGTGTTACCGTCATTGTCTTTCCCATGAATAACACGGGTTGCCCAAGGCATTTTAAGGATAATGCTCATCGCctcatctctctccaaatcGGCAGCAATGTGAAGAATGTTTTGCTTTTTACTATTCACCACCTCCCAACAATCAGGGCACCAATGTAAAATCCTTTTCATCACTTTTGTATCTCCTAAAGCAGTGGCTATATGAAGGGCCGTGTTCCCTTCGTAGTCATTGCTTGCAGTAACGTATGCCAAGGATTTATCCAACGATAATAGCCTGTCGATGGCATTAATGCGACCGCAACGAGCAGCAAAGTGAAGAGGTGTCCATCCGTATGCGTCGGGTTTCTTGATTAGATGATTCTTCCATTTATGTAATATATCCATAACTGCCACTGAAAACcggaaatattattttatggataaaaaaaacaactctttTGTTTTATGGATACAAGTTTGCTTAGtaattagaaataaaaataactaactAGGGTGATTTACTAATAGAAAACACAAACCTCGAGGCTACGTACGTCTAGTATATATGCCGTTGTAACAAATGAATTCGAGAAACTAACATTGTGCCTATTTAATGCACGggaacataaaaaatatttcctcccaaTTTAATTATCCTTTTTAGAAGTTCGagtcactttttaattgattatatcatgttatttataatattttatgtgacttcgaaaatattatattatagaactaattaagatctatcaaataagatccatattcgatataaaattcataacagatttaaagatataattcattttttagccaaatGGAATACAACGAGGGACGTGCAATTCAATTGGGACAGAGGGCGAGTAGTTATTGGAACactaaataattaaattaagtTGTATTTCCGTCCATCAAAATGAACACAACATTAATTTAGATTATTATAATCATGATTAGCATCCTATttaaagattcaaaattttccttATGATGACTGTTAGTTATTGTTGAACATCACATCTAGTGTGGTTGGTTCATTATTCTTCCTTTTAAGTGAGAGATCTTGAGTTTGAGTGCCCATAGTGGATGTGCTCGACCCTTATTGTCATCACTAGCAACTAACCCCTAACATCCTACtgtttagagaaaaaaaattgtaaattgtTGTGCAAGTAGTAGATaacaaaagacaaaacaacaacaacaacaaaaattaacGGATCTCTCTCGGTGTGAATGAATAGATAGctccttttttttgaacggcgaaaaagaaattttattaacttttGAAAAGATGCAAAAATTAATAGGACAAGGAGAGAACGAAAAGTCCAATCCGAACCAAAATCCTTGATTTAATGAATCGAAATTTTATAAATAACgtttgttttatgtttcaattttcagtggtttctttttttgtttcattgatGTTAAACTAAAGTATAGCTATTGAAATTAGACAACTTTACTTGTATTGGCTATTGTGAACTACTCAAATTTTCTTACATTATTCACTAAACTTGATTAGACGATCCCTGAACTTCGGTTTAAAAAATGTGGGAAGAATCCTGGTTCATTTGTGAGAGTATCGAGATTAAATTATGTTCGACGTGCTTTTAGGCACAGAAAATTCCTAAGATTATAACCCACAAGACAATTCATAAGAATAGACAAAAAATCATACTAGGAATTCACTTTACAGATGCTATGCATGTTTTTGAAACCAAATGCGCAATTTTGAAAATTGGATGCCTGACAACTCATTATAAGACACCTAATGCCCGGGACGTTATACATGACACCGATATGAAACATCTACAAATATAATGCAGGAAGAAAATATATTATCGTTTTTCTTTCAATTGCTGTGTATAGCACAGGTTCTTGCTAGTACACTCTATGTAATGCACAACTTATTTCCTCCTTTAGTACAATATTCAAGCCTTATTATTCCTTTCAAAGATAAGTATTCAAGTAGGGCAGAGTGGGGGACTCCAATtgggggagaaagagagagagggtgtttgGTGGTGGGCCTGGTGGCTGGCTGAAGCTCGGGTCGGGACCCTGGTTGAATTTAGGTTTACTATTCCTTATAGTTTCggatattatatattatatatatccCGAGGATGCtaaaagaagaggagagaataaaattaaataggagaaatgagagaaaagttgttttgtttgttttagaaaaagaccgaaaatgaaaatttcaaaaattatgagagAAAAAAGGAGCAAGGAAAACAGGAATGATTTTTTCACTTCATAATTTCATAAATACAATGCAAAAGTTGTTTTTTCAATGCTTTAAATTAGACACAATAAAAACATAAGTggaaattttttgaagggtaaacttaaaaaaaagggagtttTAAAATCACTTCTCCGGTCGCAAAACTGTTTTGCAAGTAAATCCTCCATTTTCTTCCCAAAGTTCCTgatggaaaattattcaataccgtaggagtacctCCTCTGACATTACATCTGGGGCTTatgtgaaagaaaaagaaaaccaggaATCTTGAATGTTACGTACCATCGTCGTTAATCGCAGCCATGTGCATAGCCGTACTGCCACTGGGACCGTCGTAAGCCAGCGATTTGGAAGTTTCTATGATCTGAGACACCACCTTAGCGTTAAATCTCACCTCCCTATCTTTAAATCTCACCACCTTATCTTCCTTATCTTTAAATTCTTTAAATCTCCGCACCACGACCAAGTACAGAAGAGTTTCTCCGGCTTTATTCTGGGCATAGTCTATCTCTGGATACTCTGTATGTAATATTTCCACAAGAATTTCTTCGTTCGCAAACCTCGCCGCTAAGTGTCGCACTGTGTCTCCGTTGTGATTTCTTGCACTCAACATCGCCGTGAGCGCCGCTCCAGGCTCTCCGCCATCGGCTTTAGTTACTACCTCAGATTTTGCGTGCTGGATGAGCAATTTGGCTACCTCTAAGTTCTCTAACTTCCCTTCCGCCAATGCGAAATGGAGCGGAGTTTCACCGTCGGTATTCTTCCGGCAGAAGAGAAGGGGAGACGCTTCTAAGATCACTTTCGCACAACAGGAGCGGCCAAACGCGGCTGCTACATGAAGAACCGTGTTTTTAGTTGGGGTGACGTGGGATTCAAATTTGTCAGTGTACTTCTTGAGTTCAGAGTGGTGGCCATCTTTGCCTTCCATGACTACTGCGTACAAGTTCGCGTCCATGCTAATCTCTTTTAAGTTCACATTCGCACAACTGGAACTGGAGCTCCCCAACTCGGCTGGTACACGGTGAACCGTGTTTGTGAGGTGGGAGTTAAATTTGCTAGAGATGGGGATGAGAACAGAGTTATGGCCCTGTTCTCCTTTCACGGTTGTTTCGTTCGACATCTGGTCCATGCCAGTCTCTCCTGCCATGGGGAAAGTAGTATTTGCTTGCTACTGCAGACGTCTATCCATCCATatccatacatatatatacacacacaaatctatatataattatttactcCTTTTGtctctatttaattgtccactatgattttgcgtgcattttcaacAATTTATATCTTTCGATGCatattttatttcatgtttttgaaatcattgtcatataaaaaaaattgagatctatcaaataaaatttatattacatatttttaacaatatacgttgagagatataaaccgttgaaaatgcacgcaaaaccgTAGTTGGCAATTAaataggaacggagggagtagtacataTGTGTGTGCTCGTGCGTACAAAGCAAACCAAATCAATTCAAGTCTGTATCAATAGAGCCACAGGAACGGACACAAAGGGGGGCACATGCCCGcactcgaaattaaaatattttttaaatatatttgtataaattagcataattataaaaatgtgctaatatataaatatatacacttgcatatatcttaaaaatacacatatagaattagttttatgcttCAATTTTATCATTTGATACATTTATATTTATTGCTTTACTAGTTGTTTGTCTATTTAGagctattctttttttaatctcttcatttttaaccgtctgggagaaatatttcaaaataaagtgATTAACATAACTAGTTCGATCATTCTAAAGCTTGTTGatattcatttaaaacatactttaaaattttgtctaagatttttttctcatttttacttaatttaacttaaagtatgCATTATAAACTTTGTAATTAGTAATGtatgccttaattttgtacgatcttactgtggttaactaaaaaaaataaattttctctattatGATTAACAGGTGCCCCACTAGACTATATCACTGAATCCGTCCCTGAATAGACGTCTgttaaattaatttatttttgctttctgTTGAAGACATCGTCGTCaataatatttaaatatataagaAATTGAGGTCTTTTTATATGCCGCTCTATAATAAATACAGTCTATTCCTCGCCTTATTAATTGCTACCAGcggatcaagaaaaaaaatttgctaccACCTACCGTAACAACCACTCAGGCTGCGTTTTTTTCCACTTGtaagtttggaacttattttggtattttttatttttcataattttttattttagttttataACGTAATTTTAGGGGTTAATTGTTCATaacgaaaaaatataaaaatatgaatagatattgaaaaaattctaATAAGACGGCATTTAAACTCCAAAAGAcactgtttgatatttttttcgtctttagtgaactttttttttctttttcttttgatcacaattttgttctttttagactcctcttgtCAAaatggatgattaatccaaaataaatcacgtgaatctaataaaaattcagaaaagataaataaaacacacaaaacgaagaaataGGTTAACTTTAAAAGAACTTAGCCTCAATGTATTCACCTCCCTTGGTAATTGAGATTTTTCCATCAACGTACAGAAAAGTGAAACTTAATTTTTATATTAAGGAGAGAtagaatacttaattaccactagatccacttttataaaaatacatttaccattaatgaaAATGTCACATTAGGGTTTTAGGATATCCTAGGGTTCTAGGGTTTTAGGATACCCTAGAccttgttcggtttggtttttggattttggattatGTCTCAGcgcacggtctccaataaattttctctcaatcattactttcatttctctccgCTCAatatccaaaaaccaaaacgaacaaggtcctagtattttagggtttaggataccctagggtttagggtaccctaggattcaggtttaggcactttcatagagctCTAGAATTTAGGTTTAGACATTTTTTtaggggttttagggtgcactttttctattatagggttATAgcggtttaggcatttttataggcTACCCTAgaggtttaggcatttttatagggtaccctgAGGTTTAGGCCCTTTCATAAGTATCCTAGAGTTTGAACACTttcagggtttagggtttttgacactttcatagagtttcagtgtttcattaattagaaGA encodes:
- the LOC131309696 gene encoding ankyrin repeat-containing protein At5g02620-like, encoding MAGETGMDQMSNETTVKGEQGHNSVLIPISSKFNSHLTNTVHRVPAELGSSSSSCANVNLKEISMDANLYAVVMEGKDGHHSELKKYTDKFESHVTPTKNTVLHVAAAFGRSCCAKVILEASPLLFCRKNTDGETPLHFALAEGKLENLEVAKLLIQHAKSEVVTKADGGEPGAALTAMLSARNHNGDTVRHLAARFANEEILVEILHTEYPEIDYAQNKAGETLLYLVVVRRFKEFKDKEDKVVRFKDREVRFNAKVVSQIIETSKSLAYDGPSGSTAMHMAAINDDVAVMDILHKWKNHLIKKPDAYGWTPLHFAARCGRINAIDRLLSLDKSLAYVTASNDYEGNTALHIATALGDTKVMKRILHWCPDCWEVVNSKKQNILHIAADLERDEAMSIILKMPWATRVIHGKDNDGNTPPHVLASKGQLDRFEKQRPSSVKYGWNYTSVFNNKDLTPREVRDQNESRTVETKHEEKGKTWQREISYYNRRDIPSKDREAVNNWKEAKVRKEEGRKDVDEQRRKKAKTHMIVATLIATISFTASFTIPGGYDPNPDSNPDSKQGMAILLREFAFKVFVLTNTATVIFSASSVFLFVSASIFTNKTEEDKQITRYRIALALTIMAMVAMMVAFISGTFAMLKHSLGFAIGTCVMSCFAYIVYASEFYTFVTEKIKRALENDRQPYLSNEEYSIEEGQPLEKKKRRIGDSISVIFARQRQKRKNGTH